The Drechmeria coniospora strain ARSEF 6962 chromosome 02, whole genome shotgun sequence genome has a segment encoding these proteins:
- a CDS encoding short-chain dehydrogenase/reductase family protein, producing the protein MSTPGRLAGKNAVITGAAGGIGLETSILFAKEGARVLMSDISAEALEKALAKVKQLVPSAQVEIKKCDVSKEAEVEALVAAADAWGGLDVMFNNAGIMHSNDADAVDTPEAIWDLTQAINVKGVWFGCKHAVLALRRHKKTKGSIVNTASFVALMGAATPQLAYTASKGAVLALTRELAMVHAREGFRFNNLCPAPLNTPLLQDWLGDDQAKRNRREVHFPTGRFGEAVEQAHAVVFLASDEASFVNGHDFVVDGGLSKAYVTPEGAPTKGPVNNASKQSLD; encoded by the exons ATGTCTACGCCGGGTCGTCTTGCTGGCAAGAACGCCGTCATCACCGGTGCCGCCGG tggcatcggcctcgagaCGTCGATCCTCTTCGCCAAGGAGGGTGCCCGCGTGCTCATGTCCGacatctcggccgaggcgctggAGAAAGCGCTGGCCAAGGTGAAGCAgctggtgccgtcggcgcaggTCGAGATCAAG AAATGCGACGTCTCCAAGgaagccgaggtcgaggccctcgtGGCGGCCGCTGACGCTTGGGGCGGGCTAGACGTCATGTTCAACAACGCCGGAATCATGCACTccaacgacgccgacgccgtcgacacgcCCGAGGCCATCTGGGACCTGACGCAGGCCATCAACGTCAAGGGTGTCTGGTTCGGCTGCAAgcacgccgtcctcgccctccgaCGCCACAAGAAGACCAAGGGCAGCATCGTCAACACGGCCTCGTTCGTCGCCCTCATGGGCGCCGCCACCCCCCAGCTCGCCTACACGGCCTCCAAGGgagccgtcctcgccctcacGCGGGAGCTCGCCATGGTTCACGCTCGCGAGGGCTTCCGCTTCAACAACCTGTGCCCGGCGCCTCTCAACACGCCGCTGCTGCAGGActggctcggcgacgaccagGCCAAGCGCAACCGCCGCGAGGTGCACTTCCCCACCGGCCGcttcggcgaggccgtcgagcaggcccacgccgtcgtcttcctcgccagcGACGAGGCCAGCTTCGTCAACGGCCACGActttgtcgtcgacggcggcctgaGCAAGGCCTACGTCACGCCCGAGGGCGCGCCGACCAAGGGACCCGTCAACAACGCGAGCAAGCAATCTCTCGACTAG
- a CDS encoding isocitrate lyase codes for MGEAELASPRAGATSGSLVPRAPVLAISGQPRKAAAGRTNGRDARRDWPIRPSRLPLAHGRLQSYIGHQRSPVRSVIIAYNCLVIVRRAAIPSCHRALHLAYLRRPPPMPPPSPSIFPSTSSTLATMQRIAQRASRRLGSRTSLRPSSLGPLPPSRALSSTSSMSSSPYSHSIPPADAFQLLPESQKAGEAEDALYEAQIKEVEAWWLSPRYANIKRPYSAADVVSKRGSQQTSYPSSVMATKLFNLLRERESKGQPVHTMGAIDPVQMTQQAPHQEVLYISGWACSSLLTSTNEVSPDFGDYPYNTVPNQVQRLSKAQSMHDRKQWDARRKMTAEERVKTAYVDYLRPIIADGDTGHGGLSAVLKLAKLFAENGAAAVHFEDQLHGGKKCGHLAGKVLVPTGEHINRLNAARFQWDVMGCENLVIARTDSESGRLLSSAIDVRDHEFILGVADASVEPLAETLQAMEAKGASGAEIDAFEADWVRSAKLVTFDEAAVAHMRAEGVPADKIDEYLGATAADGDMGITRRRALAGHYAKTAVYFSWDVPRTREGYYHFKAGMPAATKRALAFAPYADLLWVETGDPNVAVATKLGRAVRDVHPGKGLVYNLSPSFNWMAHGFTPETLRSFIWDIAREGFVLQLVSLAGLHSTAAISNELAKSFKTNGMKAYVELVQRREKELGCDVLTHQKWSGASYIDGILGAIQSGSSSSKSMGEGSTEGQFN; via the exons ATGGGGGAGGCAGAGCTTGCTAGTCCACGG GCAGGGGCAACGAGCGGCAGCCTCGTGCCAAGGGCGCCCGTTCTCGCTATTAGCGGACAGCCGAGGAAAGCCGCCGCGGGCCGGACCAACGGCAGGGACGCGCGCCGTGATTGGCCAATCCGTCCCAGCCGGCTACCACTCGCCCACGGGCGGCTCCAGAGCTACATCGGCCACCAGAGGTCCCCTGTAAGgtccgtcatcatcgcctaCAATTGCTTGGTCATCGTCCGCCGTGCCGCTATCCCCAGCTGCCATCGTGCGCTACATTTAGCGTACCTCCGCCGACctccgccgatgccgccaccCTCGCCATCCATCTTTCCGTCCACATCCTCGACACTCGCGACGATGCAGAGAATAGCACAGCGAGCCTCGAGGCGTCTCGGCAGCCGGACGAGCCTCcgcccctcctccctcggTCCGCTGCCGCCCTCTCGCGccctctcgtcgacgtcgagcatgTCTAGCAGCCCCTACTCCCACAGCATACCTCCAGCCGACGCCTTCCAGCTCCTGCCCGAGTCGCAgaaggcgggcgaggccgaggatgccctCTACGAGGCGCAGATAAAGGAGGTCGAGGCTTGGTGGCTGTCGCCACGATACGCCAACATCAAGAGACCctactcggccgccgacgtcgtctccAAGCGCGGGTCCCAGCAGACGTCGTACCCCAGCAGCGTCATGGCGACGAAGCTGTTCAACCTCCTGCGCGAGCGCGAGTCCAAGGGCCAGCCGGTGCACACGA TGGGCGCCATCGACCCCGTCCAGATGACGCAGCAGGCCCCCCATCAGGAGGTGCTCTACATCTCGGGCTGggcctgctcgtcgctcCTCACGTCAACCAACGAAGTGTCGCCCGACTTCGGCGACTACCCCTACAACACGGTCCCGAACCAGGTTCAGCGGCTCAGCAAGGCACAGTCGATGCACGACCGCAAGCAGTGGGATGCGCGTCGCaagatgacggccgaggagcgggTGAAGACGGCGTACGTCGACTACCTGCGCcccatcatcgccgacggagacacgggccacggcggcctcTCGGCCGTGCTCAAGCTCGCCAAGTTGTTTGCCGAGaacggcgcggcggcggtccaCTTCGAGGACCAGCTGCACGGCGGCAAGAAGTGcggccacctcgccggcaAGGTGCTCGTGCCGACGGGGGAGCACATCAACCGCCTCAACGCCGCGCGCTTCCAGTGGGACGTCATGGGCTGCGAGaacctcgtcatcgcccggACCGACTCCGAGTCGGGCAGgctgctgtcgtcggccatcgacgtGCGCGACCACGAGttcatcctcggcgtcgccgacgcctccgtCGAACCCCTCGCCGAGACGTTGCAGGCCATGGAGGCCAAGGGCGCGTCCGGGGCCGAGATCGACGCCTTCGAGGCCGACTGGGTCAGGTCGGCGAAGCTCGTCACCTttgacgaggccgccgtcgcgcacatgcgggccgagggcgtgccggccgacaAGATCGACGAGTACctcggcgcgacggcggccgacggcgacatgGGCATCACGCGCCGTcgggccctcgccggccacTACGCCAAGACGGCCGTCTACTTCAGCTGGGACGTGCCGCGGACGCGCGAGGGTTACTACCACTTCAAGGCGGGCATGcccgcggcgacgaagcgcGCCCTCGCCTTCGCGCCCTACGCCGACCTGCTCTGGGTCGAGACGGGCGACCCCAACGTCGCCGTGGCGACCAAGCTCGGACGCGCCGTCCGTGACGTGCACCCGGGCAAGGGGCTCGTCTACAACCTCTCGCCGTCCTTTAACTGGATGGCCCACGGCTTCACGCCCGAGACGCTGCGCAGCTTCATCTGGGACATTGCCCGCGAGGGCTTCGTCCTCCAGCTCGTGtcgctcgccggcctgcactcgacggccgccatctcgaACGAGCTGGCCAAGTCCTTCAAGACGAACGGCATGAAGGCCtacgtcgagctcgtgcaGCGGCGCGAGAAGGAGCTGGGCTGCGACGTGCTGACGCACCAGAAGTGGAGCGGGGCGAGCTacatcgacggcatcctggGTGCCATCCAGAGCGGGAGCTCGAGCAGCAAGAGCATGGGCGAGGGGAGCACGGAGGGCCAGTTCAACTAG
- a CDS encoding putative methylcitrate synthase, which produces MALHLRSSRALGSVKPLARVLGARCYSSGEPDLKTTLKAAIPAKRELLKKVKAHGSKVIGEVKVENTLGGMRGLKAMVWEGSVLDANEGIRFHGRTIKDCQRELPKGKTGTEMLPEAMFWLLLTGQVPSTGQVRAFSRQLAQQAQIPAFVGKMLDAFPRDLHPMTQFAMAVSALNYESKFAKAYEQGLGKADYWEPTFDDCISLLAKLPTIAAKIYQNAYGGGGALPAEVDVEQDWSYNFAAMLGKGGKENENFQDLLRLYLALHGDHEGGNVSAHATHLVGSALSDPFLSYSAGLQGLAGPLHGLAAQEVLRWILQMKENIPSDYTEKDVHDYLWSTLNSGRVVPGYGHAVLRKPDPRFEALMDYAAARPEIAADPVFQLVEKNSRIAPEVLKKHGKTKNPYPNVDSSSGVLFHHYGFHETLYYTATFGVSRGLGPLAQLIWDRALGLPIERPKSINLEGLLKQVQ; this is translated from the exons ATGGCCCTCCACCTCCGAAGTTCTCGGGCCTTGGGCTCCGTCAAG CCGCTCGctcgcgtcctcggcgcgcGCTGCTACTCGTCGGGCGAGCCCGATCTCAAGACGACGCTCAAGGCAGCCATCCCCGCCAAGCGTGAGCTGCTGAAGAAGGTCAAGGCCCACGGCAGCAAGGTCATCGGCGAGGTCAAGGTCGAGAACACGCTCGGCGGCATGCGCGGCCTCAAGGCCATGGTCTGGGAGGgctccgtcctcgacgccaacgAGGGCATCCGCTTCCACGGCCGGACCATCAAGGACTGCCAGCGCGAGCTCCCCAAGGGCAAGACGGGCACCGAGATGCTTCCCGAGGCCATGTTCTGGCTGCTCCTGACCGGCCAGGTGCCCTCGACCGGCCAGGTGCGCGCCTTTTCCCGCCAGCTCGCCCAGCAGGCGCAGATCCCCGCCTTCGTCGGCAAGATGCTCGACGCCTTCCCGCGCGACCTGCACCCCATGACGCAgttcgccatggccgtctcggccctcAACTACGAGTCCAAGTTCGCCAAGGCGTACGAGCAGGGTCTCGGCAAGGCCGACTACTGGGAACCGACGTTTGACGACTGCatctccctcctcgccaagTTGCCGACCATCGCGGCCAAGATCTACCAGAACgcctacggcggcggcggtgccctgccggccgaggtcgacgtcgagcaggaCTGGTCCTACAACTTCGCCGCCATGCTCGGCAAGGGGGGCAAGGAGAACGAGAACTTCCAGGACCTCCTGCGTCTCTACCTCGCCCTGCACGGCGACCACGAGGGCGGCAACGTGTCGGCGCACGCGAcccacctcgtcggcagcgcccTCAGCGACCCCTTCCTCTCCTACTCGGCCGGCCTCCAGGGCCTCGCCGGTCCCCTGCACGG cctcgccgcccaggaGGTCCTCCGCTGGATCCTCCAGATGAAGGAGAACATCCCGAGCGACTACACGGAAAAGGACGTGCACGACTACCTCTGGTCCACGCTCAACTCGGGCCGCGTCGTGCCCGGCTACGGACACGCCGTCCTCCGCAAGCCCGACCCGCGCTTCGAGGCCCTCATGGACTACGCCGCCGCGCGGCCCGAGATCGCCGCCGACCCCGTCTTCCAGCTCGTGGAGAAGAACAGCCGCATCGCTCCCGAGGTGCTCAAGAAGCACGGCAAGACGAAGAACCCGTACCCCAACGTCGACTCCTCCTCTGGCGTGCTCTTCCACCACTACGGCTTCCACGAGACGCTCTACTACACTGCCACCTTTGGCGTGTCccgcggcctcggcccgcTGGCCCAGCTCATCTGGGACCGTGCCCTCGGCCTGCCGATCGAGCGGCCCAAGAGCATCAACCTCGAGGGCCTGCTGAAGCAGGTGCAGTAG
- a CDS encoding hypothetical protein (related to triose phosphate/3-phosphoglycerate/phosphate translocator) — MAIQPPPPTAMKIAKLRVSDEKAFVPEMDEAVDSGWHAPVGIILWIFLSNLTIILNKWIIDTAGFRYPIILTCWHFFSTSIAVQVLARTTSLLDSRHSLGMTPLVYVRTLLPIGVCYSASLVCSNIVYIYLSVAFIQMLNAANPAAVLLVSWAWRVIDPSLSAFVNMLVIVAGAALASLGEVQFSIVGLLFQTAGIILGALRLVLTQVLVSQKGMKMDPIVAIYYFGPACAAMTMLVAFVVEVPRFEIDRLTSSAVGLLLLSAVVAFALNVTTVQLIGKTSGLVMALTGIFKNILLIVVSVFIWHTHITAVQAAGYTLALVGLTYYWIGDEQLAKLYRTTSTWLVAGSGATSIGRRGNTTLVVLGGTALCIFLLSLLFSAFHHDGAANHVNVT, encoded by the exons ATGGCGAtccagccgccgccaccgacggcgatgaagatTGCCAAGCTGAGAGTGTCCGACGAAAAGGCCTTCGTTcccgagatggacgaggctGTCGACAGCGGGTGGCACGCCCCGGTCGGCATCAT CCTCTGGATATTCCTCTCTAACCTCACCATCATCCTCAACAAGTGGATAATAGACACCGCTGGCTTCC GATACC CCATTATTCTCACCTGCTGGCACTTTTTCTCCACGAGCATCGCTGTACAGGTCCTGGCCCGCACCACCTCCCTCCTCGATTCTCGCCACAGTCTCGGCATGACGCCTCTTGTCTATGTCCGCACCCTCCTACCCATCGGCGTTTGCTACTCGGCCTCGCTCGTGTGCTCCAACATCGTCTACATCTacctctccgtcgccttcaTACAGATGCTCAATGCCGCCAACCCGGCtgccgtcctgctcgtctCCTGGGCCTGGCGCGTCATCGACCCGAGCCTCTCCGCCTTTGTCAACATGCtggtcatcgtcgccggcgccgccctcgcctccctcggcgaggtgcAGTTCTCCATCGTTGGCCTCCTCTTCCAGACCGCCggcatcatcctcggcgccctccgcctcgtcctcacACAGGTGCTCGTGAGCCAGAAAGGCATGAAGATGGACCCCATCGTGGCCATCTACTACTTTGGCCCCGCCTGCGCCGCCATGACCATGCTCGTCGCCTTTGTCGTTGAAGTCCCGCGCTTCGAGATCGACCGCCTCACCAGCTCCGCTgtcggcctgctcctctTGAGCGCCGTCGTTGCCTTTGCCCTGAACGTCACTACCGTTCAACTG ATTGGTAAGACGTCCGGACTCGTCATGGCCCTCACCGGCATCTTCAAAAAcatcctcctcatcgtcgtctccgtcttcATATGGCACACGCATATCACGGCCGTCCAGGCCGCCGGCTacaccctcgccctcgtggGCCTTACCTACTACTGGATTGGGGACGAACAGTTGGCCAAGCTGTACCGGACGACGTCAACCTGGCTTGTCGCGGGCTCGGGCGCTACATCAATAGGACGGCGTGGAAACACCACCCTTGTGGTGCTTGGAGGCACCGCCCTGTGCATATTCCTCCTCTCACTGCTGTTTTCAGCTTTCCACCACGATGGCGCCGCGAATCATGTCAACGTTACCTGA
- a CDS encoding acriflavine sensitivity control protein acr-2 yields MESVDGPRKACHNCRRQRLRCDRARPRCQKCVASGKECLGYGKLFTWTGAVASRGKLAGRTSSAPLASPSKATARRDPRSAFVSSRPQSGAQPGHGKLKYRTPDPNPDLNPDAVELVVRPPSNTAWNGFNRLGIVLVDPLFQDLNPFYRHYLSYFTQRLCKDLVSYDAPDRNPFRGLLPLTRDHPLLRHIVVAASAAHMSNLVKAPLQYGGKSQPHLLLPAGAEEASQRAAQDALVAKHKALSLMRHALQQVDATGGDIILAAALFFINIELIESGKHGWKAHLEGAGKIMSLLQPAVAGNEALRDYISSDCFIYFILASAFMPAAAFDAGSYFQSSRISQILEKAAANSYLCCPPEILAILHAASQLSNKNNDNDSSDDISTTALSLIQKAQSFDIGIWANDVRQVSYLQHVSVQSRIHTGSAHRIAACLYILQAIPNLRAIPGHDDLAKTLSDDLFRHLSSVPEEDVNFKATAWPTFIAGAEASTLDRRAWVMDRLQKLVVSCPWGFLYTAMDTLQIIWHLDSQSDGARSWVQTLKDPNLNFLIV; encoded by the exons atggagtccgtcgacgggccgAGGAAGGCCTGCCATAactgccgccgccagcgcctTCGATGCGACCGAGCGCGCCCGCGTTGCCAGAAATGCGTCGCTTCCGGCAAGGAGTGTCTCGGCTACGGGAAGCTGTTCACCTGGACCGGTGCCGTCGCGAGCCGTGgcaagctcgccggccgcaCCTCGAGTGCGCCCCTGGCAAGCCCGTCCAAGGCCACCGCCCGTCGTGATCCCCGATCTGCATTTGTGTCTTCTCGCCCACAATCAGGTGCGCAGCCAGGCCATGGGAAACTCAAGTACCGCACCCCGGATCCGAACCCGGACCTGAACccagacgccgtcgagctcgtcgtccggcCACCTTCCAATACCGCCTGGAACGGCTTCAACCGCCTCGGCATTGTTCTAGTCGACCCCCTCTTTCAAGACCTAAATCCATTTTATCGTCATTACTTGTCATACT TTACTCAAAGGTTGTGCAAGGACCTTGTATCGTACGACGCGCCGGACCGCAACCCCTTCCGCGGCCTGCTGCCATTGACGAGAGACCACCCTCTGCTTCGacacatcgtcgtcgccgcatcCGCAGCTCACATGTCCAACCTAGTAAAAGCACCGCTCCAGTATGGCGGGAAGTCCCAAccccatctcctcctccctgcCGGAGCCGAGGAAGCCTCCCAGCGAGCAGCGCAGGATGCGCTTGTTGCCAAACACAAGGCCCTCTCACTCATGCGCCATGCGCTGCAGCAGGTGGACGCCACAGGCGGCGACATCATCCTTGCTGCTGCCCTCTTCTTCATCAATATCGAGTTGATCGAGTCGGGAAAACATGGCTGGAAAGCTCACCTTGAAGGTGCTGGGAAGATCATGTCGCTGCTCCAGCCTGCTGTGGCAGGAAATGAGGCACTGAGAGACTACATTTCGTCCGACTGTTTCAT ATATTTCATTCTGGCTTCCGCCTTCatgcctgccgccgccttcgacgCCGGCTCGTACTTTCAGTCTTCACGTATATCTCAAATCCTCGAAAAGGCAGCCGCCAACAGCTACCTCTGCTGCCCGCCCGAGATCCTGGCCATTCTTCATGCCGCCTCCCAGCTCTCCAACAAGAACAACGATAACGATTCATCCGATGACATTTCCACCACCGCTCTGTCTCTCATCCAGAAGGCTCAATCGTTTGACATTGGCATCTGGGCCAATGACGTCCGTCAAGTATCCTACTTGCAGCATGTGTCGGTCCAAAGCCGCATCCACACCGGATCTGCACACCGAATAGCTGCCTGCCTCTACATTCTCCAGGCGATTCCCAACTTGAGGGCCATTCCGGGTCACGATGACCTTGCCAAGACGTTGAGCGACGATTTATTTCGACACCTGTCCAGTGTTCCCGAGGAAGATGTCAACTTCAAAGCGACCGCGTGGCCGACATTTATTGCTGGAGCCGAAGCTAGCACGCTCGATAGACGAGCATGGGTCATGGATAGGTTGCAAAAACTCGTCGTTTCCTGCCCTTGGGGGTTCCTCTACACTGCCATGGACACCCTGCAGATCATCTGGCATCTGGATTCCCAATCTGATGGTGCCAGAAGCTGGGTTCAGACGCTCAAGGACCCTAATCTTAACTTTTTGATTGTCTGA
- a CDS encoding N-acetyl-gamma-glutamyl-phosphate reductase — protein MLSAAAVAARAGSRRAASRPAALAAAPTRLRCGPRPLARGPCRSLPRALSTTSAAASPPARDRTREIVAQTVSSIGSKREGQQYLKLFTSVSSQKFAVIKVGGAILTDYLDELCSSLLFLYELGLYPIIVHGAGPQLNRLLEEAGVEPQFEEGIRVTDAKTLGIARKLFLEENLKLVDRLDELGVQTRSLSGVFMADYLDKDKWQYVGKITKVNKEAIEKSIEAGYIPVLTSMAESDDGRLLNVNADVAAAELSRAVEPLKVVYLSEKGGLFDGDGEKISHINLDEEFSTLMAQPWCRYGTRLKIKEIKELLDTLPRTSSVAIIHPSDLQKELFTDSGAGTLIRRGDKIQKVTSVAGFGDVAKLKESLIRDREGLDAEATVDRWIDFLRENPFAAYFDETMQCVAIVMPPGEDRPVATLATLAITKSGWLTNVAENVFAALRKDYPSLVWTVNEADENLTWFFEKADGSLNHNGNVLFYYGTDLRGEALAPVYDEFISHGRAMLGDSNLEARLRRAAQASSESLRPQSRAFSTLGRGGSQRRGYATSTTNPNPPLGKKNASNTVPARVGLIGARGYTGQALIDLLSAHPYMDLRHVSSRELAGQELAGYAKRKIIYENLSAEDVGELEKRGEIDCWVMALPNGVCKPYVDAIELAGNGRGERSIIVDLSADYRFDDGWTYGLPELTKRSEIYRATRIANPGCYATAAQLGIAPILEHVGGQPTIFGVSGYSGAGTKPSPKNDINQLRDNLMPYSLTDHVHEREISRQLDTSVAFTPHVASWFRGIHHTINIPLNKTMTSRDIRQIYQDRYAGEKLVKVVGEAPLVRNIMDKHGVEIGAFAVHSSGKRVVVCASIDNLLKGAATQCLRTFYFPIADRTEIPPRSPPFEQAATSRGDTSLTVAAENMNLALGYAEYEGIPTM, from the coding sequence ATGCtctctgccgccgccgtcgccgctcggGCCGGCTCCCGACGAGCTGCGTCCCGGCCAGcggccctcgccgcggcTCCGACCCGGCTCCGATGCGGCCCCCGACCTCTCGCCCGAGGCCCATGCCGAAGCCTCCCTCGCGCCCTGTCGACGACCAGCGCGGCCGCCTCCCCTCCGGCGCGGGACCGGACGCGCGAAATCGTCGCGCAGACGGTGAGCAGCATCGGCAGCAAGCGCGAGGGCCAGCAGTACCTCAAGCTCTTCACCTCGGTCTCGTCGCAAAAGTTCGCCGTCATcaaggtcggcggcgccatccTGACCGActacctcgacgagctctgCAGCagcctcctcttcctctaCGAGCTCGGCCTCTACCCGATCATCGTCCACGGTGCCGGCCCCCAGCTGAACCGGctcctcgaggaggccggcgtcgagcccCAGTTTGAGGAGGGCATCCGCGTCACCGACGCCAAGacgctcggcatcgcccgtAAGCTCTTCCTCGAGGAGAACctcaagctcgtcgaccggctcgacgagctcggcgtccagACGCGGTCCCTCAGCGGCGTCTTCATGGCCGACTACCTCGATAAGGACAAGTGGCAGTACGTCGGCAAGATCACAAAGGTCAACAAGGAGGCCATCGAAAAGTCCATCGAGGCCGGCTACATACCCGTCCTGACCTCCATGGCCgagtccgacgacggccgcctgctcaacgtcaacgccgacgtggccgccgccgagctgtcccgcgccgtcgagccccTCAAGGTCGTCTACCTGTCCGAGAAGGGCGGCctcttcgacggcgacggcgagaagatTTCCCAcatcaacctcgacgaggagttCTCCACCCTCATGGCCCAGCCCTGGTGCCGCTACGGCACCCGCCTCAAGATCAAGGAGATCAAGGAGCTGCTCGACACCCTCCCCCGAACCTCGAGCGTCGCCATCATCCACCCCAGCGACCTCCAGAAGGAGCTCTTCACCGactccggcgccggcacgctCATCCGTCGCGGCGACAAGATCCAAAAGGTCACCTCggtcgccggcttcggcgacgtcgcGAAGCTCAAGGAGAGCCTCATCCGTGACCGCGAGgggctcgacgccgaggccaccGTCGATCGATGGATCGACTTCCTGCGCGAGAATCCCTTTGCCGCCTACTTCGACGAGACCATGCAGTGCGTGGCCATCGTCATGCCGCCCGGCGAAGACCGCCCCGTCGCGACGCTCGCGACGCTCGCCATCACCAAGTCCGGCTGGCTGACCAACGTGGCCGAGAACGTCTTTGCCGCCCTCCGGAAGGACTACCCCAGCCTCGTCTGGACCGTcaacgaggccgacgagaacCTCACCTGGTTCTTCGAaaaggccgacggcagcctgaACCACAACGGCAACGTCCTCTTCTACTACGGCACCGACCTCCGCGGTGAGGCCCTCGCGCCCGTCTACGACGAGTTCATCTCCCACGGCCGGGCCATGCTCGGCGACTCCAACCTCGAGGCCCGCCTGCGCCGAGCTGCCCAGGCCTCGAGCGAGTCCCTCCGTCCCCAGTCTCGCGCCTTCTCCACCCTGGGCCGTGGCGGATCGCAACGACGCGGCTACGCCACCAGCACGACCAACCCGAACCCGCCGCTGGGCAAGAAGAATGCCTCAAACACTGTGCCGGCCCGCGTCGGTCTGATCGGCGCCCGCGGCTACACCGGCCAGGCCCTGATCGACCTGCTCAGCGCCCACCCCTACATGGATCTGCGGCACGTCTCCTCGCGAGAGCTCGCCGGCCAGGAGCTCGCCGGCTACGCCAAGCGGAAGATCATCTACGAGAACCTGAGTGCCGAGGACGttggcgagctcgagaagaGGGGCGAGATCGACTGCTGGGTCATGGCCCTCCCCAACGGCGTCTGCAAGCCctacgtcgacgccatcgaaCTCGCCGGCAACGGTCGCGGCGAGCGGAGCATCATCGTTGATCTCTCGGCGGATTAccgcttcgacgacggctggaCCTACGGGCTGCCGGAGCTGACGAAGCGGTCCGAGATCTACCGGGCCACGCGCATCGCCAACCCCGGATGCtacgccaccgccgcccagcTCGGCATCGCGCCGAtcctcgagcacgtcggcggccagccgACCATCTTCGGCGTCTCCGGCTactccggcgccggcacgaaGCCGTCGCCCAAGAATGACATCAACCAGCTGCGGGACAACCTGATGCCCTATAGCCTGACGGACCACGTGCACGAGCGCGAGATCAGCCGGCAGCTCGACACGTCCGTCGCCTTCACCCCCCACGTCGCCTCGTGGTTCCGCGGCATCCACCACACCATCAACATTCCGCTCAACAAGACGATGACGTCGCGAGACATCCGCCAGATCTACCAGGACCGGTACGCCGGCGAGAAGCTCGTcaaggtcgtcggcgaggcgccGCTCGTCCGGAACATCATGGATAagcacggcgtcgagatTGGCGCCTTTGCCGTTCACAGCAGCGGAAAGCGCGTCGTCGTGTGCGCGAGCATCGACAACCTCCTCAAGGGCGCCGCGACCCAGTGCCTGCGTACGTTTTACTTCCCTATCGCTGACCGAACCGAAATCCCCCCTCGCTCCCCACCATTTGAGCAAGCTGCGACGTCGAGAGGGGACACATCGCTAACTGTTGCGGCAGAAAACATGAACCTTGCTCTGGGCTACGCCGAGTACGAGGGCATCCCAACCATGTAA